One genomic segment of Podarcis muralis chromosome 18, rPodMur119.hap1.1, whole genome shotgun sequence includes these proteins:
- the CILP2 gene encoding cartilage intermediate layer protein 2 produces the protein MEGRKAEIFLCLVLFGCVAAQDPPAKNQSRPAKEQKKRESARSSFDAGMVGEWTSWFNVDHPGGEGDFETLEAIRFYYPDRVCAQPSAIQARTTEWELPEEVGEVVHSSPQEGFWCLNQEQPGGKTCSNYHVRFLCPPDPTDWLGWSAWSSWSSCSRTACGTNGVQSRHRTCLNSSAPTLGRLTKCPGKSAERRACSNEPCREPHWSSWGAWSPCSKTCGGGGKRVRRRSCPKSKLIRCPGRPSEVQKCSLSPCPACQLSCDVGIPSKDCTSCTCPNHTVLGTVRSAKGVALAGAQIFLQDRPLALLAKSNRRGQFTVRGICAGSGVNISAKLERFAQGSSPAIANSSRTSVVDLVLHRLEKPYMVSHPEEKVRTVGQSVRFCCRAQGIPEPMKYYWYHNGSLLDRKVHRYDSSLVLRDLRPNQAGSYHCKASNDLGSVKSSVAQLAVIDPGVPACTAEPEEYLIKLPDECFQEETGSQFYNVGQCPNARCAGSLADGLQCQDATQHCCGTRRMEVREIRCIGYVLPIKVVAECGCSSCTQPKVLVRGKASAADDGEPLRFGEIYLGAEKIGFTGYKGTFTIEVPPDTERLVVKFVDRTQKFVEAVKVFPFDQRGGAVYQDVKLLRRKEPVDLQALETNVIQLGEVAGEDPIGEIVIPSGSFFRPDGLPYNGTVRASVTFVDPRDFATVNAASSDLNFINAEGDLFPLRTYGMFSMDFWEEGSNQGLEARSVEVKMDAELIKMPGHVQKMKLWSLNPVTGLWEEEASFKRAAAGRRKREERAFLIGNLEIRERRLFNLDVPENRRCFVKVRAYINEKLNPNEQLEGVVVTLVNLEPRPGFPSNPQAWGRFDSVVTGRNGACLPAFCDGQQADAYTAYVTATMGGEELEAVASNPKLDPRAVGVSQPYLNKLGYRRSDHDDPALKKTAFKINLAKPNQNNIDETNGPIYPYRSLRDCDQAPVTANHFRFYRVEVDKYEYNVVPFKESDLTSWTGDYLSWWPNPQEFRACYIKVKINGPQQYMIRSRNVGGSHPRTRGQLYGLRDSQSVRDLETYNTSAACVEFKCSGMLFDQELVDRTLVSVIPQGSCRRTAVNSYLREYLGRHPPVMENNDTSAFTMLAPVDPLGHNYGIYTVTDQNPRLAKEIAIGRCFDGTSDGFSREMKSERGTAVTFFCQERPVGRKSFFQRLLEAPAQTLTEIRREMGENEQLRGASQVVAYPAGLRTMFAAQARRTPSRRRRVGASQTGQ, from the exons ATGGAGGGCCGGAAGGCGGAGATTTTCCTCTGCTTGGTGCTTTTCGGCTGCGTGGCGGCTCAAG ATCCGCCGGCGAAGAACCAATCGCGCCCAGCCAAGgaacagaagaagagagagagcgcCCGTTCCAGCTTCGACGCCGGCATGGTTG GCGAGTGGACCTCGTGGTTCAACGTGGACCACCCGGGAGGCGAAGGCGATTTTGAGACCCTGGAAGCCATCCGCTTCTACTATCCGGATCGCGTCTGCGCCCAGCCCTCCGCCATCCAAGCCCGGACCACCGAATGGGAGCTGCCGGAGGAAGTTGGGGAGGTGGTTCACTCCAGCCCCCAAGAAGGCTTCTGGTGCCTCAACCAGGAGCAGCCCGGGGGCAAGACCTGCTCCAACTACCACGTCCGGTTCCTCTGCCCCCCAG ATCCCACAGATTGGTTGGGGTGGTCAGCGTGGTCTTCCTGGAGCTCCTGTTCACGGACGGCCTGCGGAACGAACGGCGTCCAGTCCAGGCACCGGACTTGCTTGAACAGCTCTGCTCCGACCCTTGGTAGGCTGACCAAGTGCCCGGGAAAATCTGCCGAGCGTCGGGCGTGCAGCAACGAACCTTGCCGAG AGCCCCATTGGAGCAGTTGGGGGGCCTGGAGCCCCTGCTCAAAGACCTGCGGCGGCGGAGGGAAGAGGGTCCGTCGGCGGAGCTGTCCAAAGTCCAAGCTCATCCGCTGCCCCGGCCGTCCCTCGGAGGTGCAGAAATGTTCGCTGTCACCCTGTCCAG CTTGCCAGCTCAGCTGTGATGTGGGCATCCCCAGCAAGGACTGTACCAGCTGCACCTGCCCCAATCACACCGTCCTGGGCACCGTACGGAGCGCAAAGGGAGTGGCCCTCGCCGGCGCCCAGATCTTTCTCCAGGACCGGCCCCTCGCCCTGCTGGCCAAGAGCAACCGGCGCGGCCAATTCACCGTCCGAGGCATCTGCGCCGGGAGTGGGGTCAACATCAGCGCAAAGCTCGAGAGGTTTGCCCAAGGCAGCAGCCCGGCAATCGCCAACAGCTCTCGGACATCTGTGGTGGACCTAGTGCTCCATCGACTAG AAAAACCTTACATGGTGTCCCATCCGGAAGAGAAAGTGAGGACAGTTGGACAAAGCGTACGATTTTGCTGCAGAGCACAGGGTATTCCGGAGCCAATGAAGTATTACTG gTACCACAACGGGAGCCTCCTGGACCGCAAGGTGCACAGATACGACAGCAGCTTAGTGCTGAGGGACCTGCGGCCAAATCAGGCCGGCTCGTACCACTGCAAAGCCAGCAATGACCTTGGCTCCGTCAAGTCCTCCGTGGCCCAGCTGGCTGTGATAG ACCCAGGCGTCCCAGCCTGCACTGCCGAGCCAGAAGAATACCTCATCAAACTCCCCGACGAGTGTTTCCAAGAGGAGACAGGCTCCCAGTTCTACAACGTTGGGCAGTGCCCCAATGCCCGCTGTGCCGGCAGCCTTGCCGACGGACTGCAGTGCCAGGACGCCACACAGCACTGCTGCGGCACGCGCCGCATGGAAGTGCGGGAGATTCGCTGCATCGGGTACGTCCTCCCCATCAAGGTGGTTGCGGAGTGTGGCTGCAGCTCCTGCACCCAGCCCAAGGTGCTGGTCCGTGGCAAGGCTTCGGCGGCGGACGATGGCGAACCTCTGCGCTTCGGTGAGATCTACTTGGGGGCCGAGAAGATCGGCTTCACCGGTTACAAGGGCACCTTCACCATCGAGGTTCCACCGGACACGGAGAGGCTGGTGGTGAAGTTTGTGGACCGGACACAGAAATTCGTTGAGGCCGTCAAGGTCTTCCCATTTGACCAGCGCGGTGGAGCCGTCTACCAGGACGTCAAGCTGTTAAGGAGGAAGGAGCCGGTTGACTTGCAAGCCTTGGAGACCAACGTCATCCAGCTCGGAGAAGTGGCTGGAGAGGACCCCATTGGGGAGATTGTCATCCCCTCAGGATCTTTCTTCAGGCCCGACGGGCTACCCTACAATGGGACCGTACGGGCCAGCGTCACCTTCGTGGATCCACGGGACTTTGCCACGGTGAACGCTGCCTCCAGCGACTTGAATTTCATCAACGCCGAAGGCGACCTCTTCCCTCTCCGGACTTATGGCATGTTTTCCATGGACTTCTGGGAAGAGGGCAGTAACCAGGGATTAGAGGCCAGGAGCGTGGAGGTCAAGATGGACGCCGAGCTCATTAAGATGCCGGGGCACGTCCAGAAAATGAAGCTCTGGTCCCTCAACCCCGTGACAGGCCTGTGGGAAGAGGAGGCCTCCTTTAAGCGGGCCGCGGCAGGGCGCCGCAAACGCGAGGAGAGGGCCTTCCTGATTGGCAACCTGGAAATCCGTGAAAGGCGGCTGTTCAACCTGGATGTACCAGAGAATCGCCGCTGCTTCGTCAAGGTCCGAGCCTACATCAACGAAAAGCTCAACCCCAACGAACAGCTGGAGGGAGTGGTAGTTACCCTGGTGAACCTCGAGCCCCGGCCTGGCTTTCCGTCCAACCCTCAGGCCTGGGGCCGCTTTGACAGCGTGGTGACAGGTCGCAATGGTGCGTGCCTTCCTGCCTTCTGCGACGGCCAGCAGGCCGATGCCTACACAGCCTACGTCACTGCCACGATGGGTGGGGAGGAGCTGGAGGCCGTGGCGTCCAACCCGAAGCTTGACCCTCGCGCCGTGGGCGTTTCTCAGCCGTACCTCAACAAGCTGGGCTACCGGCGATCTGACCACGACGACCCAGCCCTCAAGAAGACGGCCTTCAAGATCAACCTCGCCAAGCCCAACCAGAACAACATCGACGAGACCAACGGTCCCATCTACCCGTACCGGAGCCTGAGGGATTGCGACCAGGCGCCCGTCACAGCCAACCACTTCCGCTTCTACCGGGTGGAAGTGGACAAGTATGAGTACAACGTCGTGCCCTTCAAGGAGAGCGACTTGACATCGTGGACCGGGGATTACCTCTCCTGGTGGCCCAACCCTCAGGAGTTCCGGGCTTGCTACATCAAGGTGAAGATCAACGGGCCTCAACAATACATGATCCGGTCTCGAAACGTGGGGGGCAGCCACCCCAGGACTCGGGGGCAACTTTACGGCCTGCGGGACTCTCAGAGCGTCCGGGACCTCGAGACGTATAACACATCAGCGGCGTGCGTCGAGTTCAAGTGCAGCGGAATGCTGTTTGACCAGGAACTTGTCGACAGGACTTTGGTGTCCGTCATCCCGCAGGGGAGCTGCCGTCGTACGGCGGTCAACAGCTACCTGAGGGAGTACCTCGGCCGCCACCCGCCTGTCATGGAGAACAACGACACCTCGGCCTTCACCATGCTGGCTCCTGTGGACCCTCTGGGGCACAACTATGGCATCTACACCGTGACCGACCAGAACCCGCGCCTGGCCAAGGAAATTGCCATCGGCCGCTGCTTTGACGGCACCTCGGACGGGTTCTCGCGGGAGATGAAATCTGAGCGGGGTACGGCGGTCACCTTCTTTTGCCAGGAACGGCCAGTGGGGCGTAAGAGTTTCTTCCAGCGTCTGCTTGAAGCCCCCGCCCAGACGCTGACGGAGATCCGGCGTGAGATGGGGGAAAACGAACAGCTGCGAGGAGCTTCTCAGGTGGTGGCGTACCCAGCGGGGTTGCGGACCATGTTTGCGGCGCAGGCCCGTCGGACCCCCAGCCGCAGGAGGAGGGTGGGTGCTTCACAGACCGGACAGTGA